In the genome of Treponema pedis, one region contains:
- the miaB gene encoding tRNA (N6-isopentenyl adenosine(37)-C2)-methylthiotransferase MiaB — MTYFFETYGCQMNQAESSSMEQLLINSGWTSAPDAEHCDLLIINTCSVRITAENRVLGRLGHFSGLKKKRKFFVLLIGCMAERLYEEIQKEFPLVDYVVGMFERNLLPKIFDEIKIRVSDDDYLSEFKGKSIDEKPVSGYHFAQFSHSPNAFQSFVPIMNGCNNFCTYCIVPYVRGREVSRPVDEILNEIDILSRKGVREITLLGQNVNSYCGTVSRINGENGGNNTVDFPDLLRLIAKRAEEKDSIKWIRFMSSHPKDMSDKLIEVIASEPRVCKLVHLPVQHGSDKILKRMNRVYTIEHYKNRIKKLKETVPDLALSTDILMGFPGETEDDVEKTLSLMREIEFDSAFMYHYNPREGTRAFNFPDRIEESVKIERLGRVIDLQLKTTAKKMQKRLGKKLFVLVESHSRNNKEELFGHTEFGEMTVIENSFPNGLPESLIGNFALVELKEIKGKTFRARLIEED, encoded by the coding sequence TTGACATATTTTTTTGAAACTTACGGCTGCCAAATGAATCAGGCCGAGTCCTCTTCAATGGAGCAGCTTTTAATAAATTCCGGCTGGACTTCCGCGCCGGATGCTGAACATTGCGACCTTCTCATTATAAATACCTGCTCGGTGCGTATAACTGCCGAAAACAGAGTGCTCGGCAGGTTAGGGCATTTTTCCGGATTAAAGAAAAAACGGAAATTTTTTGTTCTCTTGATAGGCTGTATGGCGGAACGCCTTTACGAAGAAATTCAAAAAGAATTTCCTCTTGTCGATTATGTTGTCGGAATGTTTGAAAGGAATCTTCTTCCGAAAATTTTTGACGAAATAAAAATACGTGTAAGCGATGACGATTATCTTTCGGAATTTAAAGGAAAAAGTATAGACGAAAAACCGGTTTCGGGCTATCATTTTGCACAATTTTCCCATAGTCCGAATGCCTTTCAAAGTTTTGTTCCCATTATGAACGGCTGCAATAATTTTTGCACTTATTGTATTGTTCCTTATGTCCGCGGCAGGGAAGTATCCCGTCCCGTCGATGAAATATTAAACGAGATAGATATTCTTTCAAGAAAAGGAGTCCGCGAAATTACTCTTTTAGGGCAAAATGTAAATTCTTATTGCGGAACGGTTTCACGGATAAATGGTGAAAACGGCGGAAATAACACTGTAGATTTTCCGGATTTATTAAGATTGATTGCAAAGCGGGCGGAGGAAAAAGATTCCATCAAGTGGATTAGATTTATGTCGAGCCATCCTAAAGATATGTCCGATAAGCTTATAGAGGTAATTGCTTCGGAACCCCGCGTATGTAAACTTGTACACTTGCCCGTGCAGCACGGTTCGGATAAAATTCTAAAACGCATGAACCGGGTTTATACGATAGAACATTATAAAAACAGAATTAAAAAATTAAAAGAAACCGTACCGGATTTGGCTTTAAGCACCGATATTTTAATGGGGTTTCCGGGAGAAACCGAAGACGATGTGGAAAAAACTCTTTCTTTAATGCGCGAAATAGAATTCGATTCAGCCTTTATGTATCATTATAATCCGCGTGAAGGAACAAGGGCTTTTAATTTTCCCGACAGAATAGAAGAAAGCGTAAAAATTGAAAGGCTTGGGCGTGTAATAGACTTACAGCTAAAAACCACCGCAAAAAAAATGCAAAAGCGTTTGGGTAAAAAACTTTTTGTTTTAGTAGAATCGCATTCGCGGAATAACAAGGAAGAGCTTTTCGGTCATACGGAATTCGGCGAGATGACCGTAATCGAAAACAGCTTTCCGAACGGACTGCCTGAATCGCTTATAGGAAATTTTGCCCTTGTAGAATTAAAAGAAATTAAGGGTAAAACTTTTAGAGCGAGACTTATCGAAGAAGATTAA
- the folD gene encoding bifunctional methylenetetrahydrofolate dehydrogenase/methenyltetrahydrofolate cyclohydrolase FolD — MSAKIIDGFQIAADLRADIAKEVEEIKKQGVQPTLAVILVGNDPASQSYVKGKTNALHEVGMNDRTFRLAETTTQEELIKLIKELNGDKFVNGILVQLPLPKQIDPDSVIEAISPEKDVDGFHPVNVGKLLLGHETFIPCTPHGVIHLLKKAGVETKGKNAVIVGRSNIVGKPLSVLMMNKDVNATVTVCHSGTKNLGEVTKQADILVAAMGKPKFITADMIKPGAVVIDVGVNRIDDSTKKSGFRLVGDVDYEPACEIASAITPVPRGVGPMTIAMLVANTLIAARRQNGIK, encoded by the coding sequence ATGAGTGCAAAAATTATCGACGGTTTTCAGATAGCGGCGGATTTACGAGCCGATATTGCAAAAGAAGTTGAAGAAATTAAAAAACAGGGTGTTCAGCCCACATTGGCGGTTATTTTAGTCGGTAACGACCCGGCTTCCCAGTCTTATGTAAAAGGAAAAACAAATGCTTTGCACGAAGTGGGAATGAACGACAGAACCTTCCGTTTAGCCGAAACTACAACGCAGGAAGAATTAATTAAACTTATTAAAGAGCTTAACGGTGATAAATTCGTAAACGGTATTTTGGTTCAGCTTCCTTTACCGAAGCAAATCGACCCCGATTCGGTAATTGAAGCTATAAGCCCGGAAAAAGATGTAGACGGATTTCACCCTGTAAATGTAGGAAAGCTATTACTCGGTCATGAAACCTTTATACCCTGTACCCCGCACGGAGTTATCCATTTACTGAAAAAAGCCGGAGTTGAAACAAAGGGAAAAAATGCCGTGATAGTGGGTCGTTCAAACATAGTAGGAAAACCTCTTTCGGTTCTTATGATGAATAAAGATGTAAATGCGACCGTAACGGTTTGTCACAGCGGAACAAAGAATTTGGGTGAAGTTACAAAGCAGGCTGATATTTTGGTTGCCGCTATGGGTAAACCGAAATTTATAACCGCCGATATGATTAAACCGGGAGCGGTTGTTATCGATGTAGGCGTAAACAGAATTGACGACAGTACAAAAAAATCCGGCTTCAGGCTTGTAGGCGATGTAGATTACGAACCTGCATGCGAAATCGCTTCCGCAATTACCCCCGTTCCCAGGGGAGTAGGGCCTATGACAATTGCCATGCTTGTTGCCAATACGCTAATTGCGGCGAGAAGACAAAACGGAATAAAATAA
- a CDS encoding CbiM family transporter codes for MHISDGGLSTTVCAVTYAATAVSIALAAKGTKEEDIPKISLMAGTFFAISLIMIPIPPSSVHPLMCGLIGIIAGFKAPLAFFPALLLQALLFQHGGITTLGANTLMLSISSYLSFFIFQKWKTKNVFLKGAVIGGLSVIFVVAVLSGLLLTGGKFAKETFIALFISHSVIMLVEAVLTGFAVRLILKAKPEWFK; via the coding sequence ATGCATATCTCGGACGGAGGTTTATCGACTACGGTATGTGCCGTAACTTATGCGGCAACAGCCGTAAGTATAGCGCTTGCAGCTAAAGGCACAAAGGAAGAAGATATACCTAAAATAAGTTTAATGGCGGGAACATTTTTTGCCATATCTTTAATTATGATTCCCATACCGCCAAGTTCGGTACACCCGCTTATGTGCGGGCTTATAGGAATTATCGCAGGTTTTAAGGCCCCTCTGGCGTTCTTCCCCGCCCTGCTCCTGCAAGCTCTTCTTTTTCAGCACGGCGGCATAACGACGCTCGGAGCCAATACGCTTATGCTTTCGATTTCTTCATATCTTTCGTTTTTTATTTTTCAAAAATGGAAAACAAAAAATGTCTTTTTAAAAGGAGCCGTAATAGGAGGCTTATCGGTTATTTTTGTAGTTGCGGTTTTATCCGGACTGTTGCTTACGGGAGGGAAATTTGCAAAAGAAACTTTTATCGCTCTTTTCATTTCACACTCCGTAATTATGCTTGTAGAAGCCGTTCTTACCGGCTTTGCCGTCCGCCTTATTTTAAAGGCAAAACCCGAATGGTTTAAATAA
- a CDS encoding s-methyl-5-thioribose-1-phosphate isomerase, with product MELREDYNLGKLLKYENVAWFDEASNIVRILDRRIYPLKEEFVICKTCEDVARAVSDMVTQSGGPFSAAAMGMVLAAFQFKNLPKKQYIEKMRYAARLIAYARPTTSAEMERCTSESFKVFNTLVEKDVSSKDIICALKLNAIEQNNRRYKKNTAAGAAFASLVPDNSSILTQCFGETTVGGFLRRFNETGKKIKIFCAETRPFFQGARLTASLALDMGFDVTVITDNMPAFLMAEKKIDFCVSAADVITMDGYIINKIGTLQIAVCAKYFGVPYYAIGFPDKKYQTVSGVKIEYRNPEEALYAMGVRTAFPSFSENSGGVYEGVKGLYPAFDITPPELCTGIITGSSSLF from the coding sequence ATGGAATTGCGCGAAGATTATAATCTCGGAAAACTTTTAAAATACGAAAATGTTGCATGGTTTGATGAGGCTTCCAATATCGTCAGGATTTTGGATAGAAGAATTTATCCGTTAAAAGAAGAGTTCGTTATTTGTAAAACTTGCGAAGATGTTGCAAGGGCCGTTTCCGATATGGTTACTCAAAGCGGAGGGCCTTTTTCCGCAGCTGCAATGGGAATGGTTTTAGCCGCTTTTCAATTTAAAAATTTGCCTAAAAAACAATATATAGAAAAAATGAGGTATGCGGCACGGCTTATAGCTTATGCGCGGCCGACTACAAGTGCCGAGATGGAGCGCTGCACATCGGAATCTTTTAAGGTTTTTAATACATTAGTCGAAAAAGATGTGTCTTCAAAAGATATTATATGCGCTTTAAAACTGAATGCGATAGAGCAAAATAACCGGCGTTATAAAAAAAATACGGCGGCGGGAGCCGCCTTTGCGAGTCTTGTACCCGATAATTCTTCAATATTAACGCAATGCTTCGGTGAAACTACCGTGGGAGGCTTTTTAAGGCGCTTTAATGAAACCGGTAAAAAGATAAAAATTTTTTGTGCCGAAACAAGGCCTTTTTTTCAAGGAGCCAGACTTACCGCAAGTTTAGCTTTAGATATGGGCTTTGATGTAACCGTCATTACCGATAATATGCCGGCTTTTTTAATGGCGGAAAAAAAGATAGATTTTTGCGTTTCGGCGGCGGACGTAATTACAATGGACGGTTATATAATAAACAAAATAGGTACGCTTCAAATTGCCGTTTGTGCGAAGTATTTCGGCGTTCCGTATTATGCGATAGGTTTTCCGGATAAAAAATATCAAACGGTAAGCGGGGTAAAAATAGAATACCGTAATCCGGAAGAAGCCTTATACGCAATGGGTGTGCGTACGGCTTTTCCTTCTTTTTCGGAAAATTCAGGCGGCGTTTACGAAGGGGTAAAAGGTCTTTATCCCGCCTTTGATATTACGCCGCCTGAATTATGCACCGGTATTATTACAGGTTCTTCTTCTCTTTTTTAA
- a CDS encoding DHH family phosphoesterase: MQERSVDIIKPPVIPEKLIKFLKEYDNFIIAGHKEPDGDCIGSSIAMALFLRRLKKDCFLMSAGPFKRTEIKKYEHLFSSELPKLDKFNYKTAGLIIVDCSGFDRIGDIAPLLKDFPYIVIDHHATNSEKSDNSLVMTTAPSTTYLIQSVIEELAGAVTQEEAEALFFGLCTDTGFFRHLDERSAEVFAHASRLIAAGANPKKTFLQMNGGKPFESRLLISRILNRMEKHYGGRLITAYETYEDTQKYGLEGRDSDILYQLIQSIEGVEAICVVRQESLTHCSVGFRSLDKIDVSSIALSFGGGGHKQAAGLYIEGTIKDLMPKFIEAFKPQMQG; this comes from the coding sequence ATGCAGGAAAGAAGTGTGGATATAATTAAACCGCCTGTAATTCCGGAAAAGTTAATTAAGTTTTTAAAAGAATACGATAATTTTATCATTGCAGGGCATAAAGAGCCTGACGGTGATTGTATAGGAAGCAGTATAGCTATGGCTCTTTTTTTAAGGCGACTGAAAAAAGACTGTTTTTTAATGTCGGCGGGGCCTTTTAAACGTACCGAAATAAAAAAATATGAGCATCTTTTTTCTTCCGAATTACCGAAACTTGATAAATTTAATTATAAGACTGCGGGCCTTATAATTGTGGATTGCTCCGGATTCGATAGAATAGGAGATATTGCCCCTCTTTTAAAAGATTTTCCATATATAGTAATCGACCACCATGCAACCAACAGCGAAAAATCGGATAATTCCCTTGTAATGACAACGGCTCCCTCCACCACTTATTTAATTCAATCCGTTATAGAAGAACTTGCAGGTGCCGTTACGCAAGAAGAAGCCGAAGCTCTTTTTTTCGGGCTTTGTACCGATACCGGCTTTTTCCGTCATTTGGACGAACGCAGCGCAGAAGTTTTTGCTCATGCTTCAAGGTTGATTGCGGCGGGGGCTAATCCCAAAAAAACGTTTTTGCAAATGAACGGGGGAAAACCCTTTGAATCGAGACTTCTTATTTCGCGCATTTTAAACCGTATGGAAAAGCATTACGGAGGAAGACTTATTACAGCTTATGAAACTTATGAGGACACTCAAAAATACGGGCTTGAAGGACGGGATTCGGATATTTTGTATCAGCTTATTCAGTCTATTGAAGGTGTGGAAGCTATTTGTGTTGTACGCCAGGAGTCTCTTACTCATTGTTCCGTGGGCTTCCGTTCTCTTGACAAGATAGATGTAAGCAGTATAGCTCTTTCTTTCGGAGGCGGCGGGCATAAACAGGCCGCAGGACTTTATATCGAAGGTACAATTAAAGACCTTATGCCTAAATTTATAGAAGCTTTTAAACCTCAAATGCAAGGTTAA
- the groL gene encoding chaperonin GroEL (60 kDa chaperone family; promotes refolding of misfolded polypeptides especially under stressful conditions; forms two stacked rings of heptamers to form a barrel-shaped 14mer; ends can be capped by GroES; misfolded proteins enter the barrel where they are refolded when GroES binds) has protein sequence MAKQLLFNEEARKSLLAGVEQISNAVKVTLGPKGRNVLIDKSFGAPTVTKDGVSVAKEVELENKFENMGAQLLKEVATKTNEVAGDGTTTATVLAYSMVKEGLKAVAAGMTPLELKRGIDKAVAIAVEDIQKNSKEIKGTEEVAHVASVSANNDTEIGKIIADAIAKVGKDGVIDVGEAQTMETTTDYVEGMQFDRGYISSYFVTDRDRMETVFENPYILIYDKSISTMKDLLPLLEQVAQAGRPLLIIAEDVEGEALATLVVNSLRGALKTCAVKAPGFGDRRKEMLEDIAVLTGGQVISEELGLKLEAAQVSMLGQAKSVKIDKENTMIIDGAGKPKDIKDRVAQIKGQLEATDSEYDSEKLRERLAKLSGGVAVIKIGAVTEVEMKEKKHRVEDALSATRAAIEEGIVAGGGLALIQAIASLEKAETTSLSEDEKVGFKIVKRALEEPIRQIAINAGLDGAVIAEKAKEKKGIGFDAAKMEWTDMVKAGIIDPAKVTRSALQNAASIASLLLTTECAITDIPEKQAAPAMPSPDMGGMGMY, from the coding sequence ATGGCTAAACAATTATTGTTTAATGAAGAAGCTAGAAAGAGCTTACTTGCCGGTGTCGAACAAATTTCAAATGCAGTAAAAGTTACACTCGGCCCTAAGGGACGCAATGTTCTCATCGATAAAAGTTTCGGGGCTCCTACCGTTACAAAAGACGGTGTTTCCGTAGCAAAGGAAGTTGAACTCGAAAACAAATTCGAAAATATGGGAGCTCAGCTTTTAAAAGAAGTTGCAACAAAAACAAACGAAGTTGCAGGAGACGGAACTACAACGGCTACCGTTCTTGCATATTCTATGGTAAAAGAAGGTTTAAAAGCCGTTGCCGCCGGAATGACTCCGCTTGAATTAAAACGCGGAATCGATAAGGCCGTTGCAATTGCCGTAGAAGATATTCAAAAAAATTCAAAAGAAATAAAGGGAACTGAAGAAGTCGCTCACGTTGCCTCCGTTTCGGCAAATAACGATACCGAAATCGGAAAAATTATTGCAGATGCAATTGCAAAGGTAGGAAAAGACGGTGTTATTGACGTAGGTGAAGCCCAAACTATGGAAACTACTACCGATTATGTTGAAGGTATGCAGTTCGACCGAGGTTATATCTCTTCTTATTTTGTTACCGACCGCGACAGAATGGAAACCGTTTTTGAAAATCCTTATATTTTAATTTATGATAAGTCAATTTCTACAATGAAAGACCTTTTACCCCTGTTGGAGCAAGTAGCTCAGGCGGGAAGACCTCTTCTTATCATTGCTGAAGATGTTGAAGGCGAAGCCTTGGCAACTCTGGTTGTAAACAGCTTGCGCGGAGCCTTAAAAACTTGTGCCGTAAAAGCGCCCGGGTTCGGCGACAGACGCAAAGAAATGCTTGAAGATATTGCAGTTCTTACAGGCGGTCAGGTTATTTCCGAAGAACTCGGTCTTAAACTTGAAGCGGCGCAAGTTTCAATGCTGGGCCAAGCTAAGAGTGTAAAAATCGATAAAGAAAATACAATGATTATAGACGGAGCCGGAAAGCCCAAGGATATTAAAGACAGAGTAGCTCAAATTAAGGGACAGCTTGAAGCCACCGATTCGGAATACGACAGCGAAAAACTTCGAGAGCGCCTTGCAAAACTTTCAGGCGGTGTTGCGGTAATTAAAATAGGTGCCGTAACCGAAGTGGAAATGAAAGAGAAAAAACACAGAGTTGAAGATGCTCTTTCCGCAACCCGAGCTGCAATTGAAGAAGGTATTGTTGCAGGAGGAGGTCTTGCTCTTATTCAGGCCATTGCTTCCCTTGAAAAAGCCGAAACGACTTCTCTTTCCGAAGATGAAAAAGTGGGCTTTAAAATTGTAAAACGAGCCTTAGAAGAGCCGATACGACAAATTGCAATAAATGCAGGCTTGGACGGTGCCGTTATAGCGGAAAAGGCAAAAGAGAAAAAAGGTATCGGTTTTGACGCAGCCAAAATGGAATGGACGGATATGGTAAAAGCCGGTATTATAGACCCTGCTAAGGTTACCCGTTCCGCACTTCAAAATGCGGCTTCAATTGCAAGCCTCTTATTAACCACGGAATGTGCAATTACCGATATTCCTGAAAAACAGGCAGCTCCTGCAATGCCCTCACCCGATATGGGCGGAATGGGAATGTATTAA
- a CDS encoding patatin-like phospholipase family protein — MKWALVLSGGGARGIAYVGMLKAFNELNYPQPNCIVGCSMGAVIGGLYASGMTVNEMISFFSNGFNLSDYVEVSKFSLGHTKISKILQLGAGLNNLINKQGIDSGEKKLYPV, encoded by the coding sequence ATGAAATGGGCATTAGTTTTATCGGGAGGCGGAGCAAGAGGCATCGCCTATGTAGGAATGCTAAAAGCATTTAATGAATTAAATTATCCTCAACCTAATTGTATTGTAGGCTGTTCAATGGGAGCCGTTATAGGCGGGCTTTATGCCTCCGGTATGACTGTAAACGAAATGATTTCGTTTTTTTCTAACGGTTTTAACTTAAGCGACTATGTAGAAGTATCAAAGTTTTCTTTAGGACATACAAAAATTTCCAAGATTTTACAATTGGGGGCCGGTTTAAACAATCTTATAAATAAACAGGGTATAGACTCCGGAGAAAAAAAGCTATACCCTGTTTAA
- a CDS encoding patatin-like phospholipase family protein — protein sequence MRASSSYPGFFSPYRYSGKLFVDGCVRHNTPVWIAKEKGFKNILAVTLGVFKTKPETEFESAISILTRCLETAVSAAGYTKKDSPTYILDLDSNTAAYDFSDPSYLIQLGYSLTMKSKKELDAFFTKGISGYLLRKQVAKKTAERLKHERIF from the coding sequence ATGAGAGCTTCCTCATCATACCCCGGCTTTTTTAGTCCGTACCGCTATAGCGGAAAATTATTTGTAGACGGTTGCGTAAGACATAATACACCCGTTTGGATTGCAAAAGAAAAGGGATTTAAAAATATTTTAGCGGTAACTCTGGGAGTTTTTAAAACAAAGCCTGAAACCGAATTTGAATCGGCTATCTCGATTTTAACCCGCTGCCTTGAAACTGCCGTAAGTGCGGCAGGCTATACAAAAAAAGACAGCCCGACTTATATTTTAGATTTGGATTCAAACACGGCGGCTTACGACTTTTCAGACCCTTCTTATTTAATACAGCTCGGATATTCGCTTACTATGAAAAGCAAAAAAGAACTCGACGCTTTTTTTACAAAAGGAATTTCAGGCTATTTACTGCGCAAACAGGTGGCAAAAAAAACCGCCGAGAGGTTAAAACATGAAAGAATTTTTTAA
- a CDS encoding NusG domain II-containing protein, translating to MKEFFKKIKPADILILATALSIIFLYSFFIYSESSSKPYLCIKTPKGEWIYSMEETADIYVEGSIGITNIKIENGEAFVAASDCKNKTCISAARLKEPGDWNACLPNRVFLSVESR from the coding sequence ATGAAAGAATTTTTTAAAAAAATCAAACCTGCCGACATTTTAATTTTAGCAACGGCACTCAGTATAATTTTTCTATACTCATTTTTCATTTATTCGGAATCTTCTTCAAAACCGTATCTATGTATAAAAACCCCTAAGGGGGAATGGATTTACTCTATGGAAGAAACGGCGGATATCTATGTCGAAGGCTCAATAGGAATTACAAATATTAAAATAGAAAACGGAGAAGCCTTTGTTGCGGCCTCGGATTGTAAAAATAAAACATGTATTTCCGCCGCCCGTCTTAAAGAACCAGGAGATTGGAATGCATGCCTTCCGAACAGAGTTTTTCTTTCGGTCGAAAGCAGGTAA
- a CDS encoding ATP-binding cassette domain-containing protein produces the protein MKEENSFKLTLQSEDNKTLAQKSIGEILKEYPFVEDFFNENRLNGLKIYENLEKTFERFLLSVSEEKLEENAINRQVLYDSFFEYVIQMKSFLNLESDNTVKSLTVLPGTDKTGKPESFGELVLHTSQIISIVGPTGSGKSRLLADIEWAAQKDTPTNRTVLINGKLPDKSIRFSVNNKLVAQVSQNMNFVMDLSVEEFIALHAESRLIENKKIITENIIEAANNLAGEKFNLSTAITALSGGQSRALMIADTAILSSSPIVLIDEIENAGIDRKKALELLVSKEKIVLMATHDPALALYADRRIVIKNGGIAAVIETSLEEKKVLAELEIIDERIQYLRTMLRSGKLLA, from the coding sequence ATGAAAGAAGAGAATAGTTTTAAATTGACATTACAATCGGAAGATAATAAAACTCTTGCACAAAAATCCATAGGAGAAATTTTAAAAGAGTATCCTTTTGTTGAAGATTTTTTTAACGAAAACCGTTTAAACGGATTAAAAATTTATGAGAATCTGGAAAAAACTTTTGAACGGTTTTTGCTTTCAGTTTCCGAAGAGAAACTTGAAGAAAATGCAATAAATAGACAAGTGCTTTACGATTCTTTTTTTGAATATGTAATTCAAATGAAAAGTTTTTTGAATTTGGAAAGCGACAATACCGTCAAAAGTTTAACCGTTTTACCCGGTACCGATAAAACCGGAAAGCCTGAAAGTTTCGGAGAGCTTGTTTTACATACTTCGCAAATTATTTCAATCGTAGGCCCTACGGGTTCAGGTAAATCCAGGCTGCTTGCAGATATAGAATGGGCTGCGCAAAAAGATACCCCTACAAATAGAACCGTTTTAATTAACGGAAAATTGCCCGATAAAAGTATACGATTTTCCGTTAATAATAAATTGGTTGCTCAGGTTTCACAAAATATGAATTTCGTAATGGATTTATCCGTTGAAGAATTTATTGCTTTACATGCGGAAAGCCGATTAATCGAAAATAAAAAAATTATTACCGAAAATATAATAGAAGCGGCAAATAATCTTGCAGGAGAAAAATTTAACCTTTCTACCGCTATTACAGCTTTAAGCGGAGGTCAGTCGCGGGCATTGATGATTGCCGATACGGCTATTTTAAGTTCTTCTCCGATAGTATTGATTGATGAAATAGAAAATGCGGGAATTGACAGAAAAAAGGCTTTGGAGCTTTTAGTTTCAAAAGAAAAAATAGTTTTAATGGCAACTCATGACCCCGCCTTGGCTCTTTATGCGGATAGACGCATTGTAATTAAGAACGGCGGAATTGCTGCGGTAATAGAAACATCGCTTGAAGAAAAAAAAGTACTTGCCGAACTTGAAATTATAGATGAGAGAATTCAATATTTGCGGACTATGTTAAGAAGCGGAAAACTTTTAGCATAG
- a CDS encoding peptidase U32 family protein — MELVSPAGNFEKLNYAWEYGADAAYIGLKNFSLRTKADNFFDDEYKNIEALKNEYKKRGLTKKLFCAINITFHNSDLKAFFAEADYFKKYPFDAFIVQDIGIASVLKKMFPDIPLHLSTQANCINYEAVKVYRSLGFSRIVLGREADLNDIAEIKQKVPEMQLECFAHGAMCIAYSGRCLVSAYLTNRSANAGSCSHSCRWNYKLLSSLKENSASFAVEESERAGEYFPIEEGENYTAMFSSKDLCMIDHLDKLKQAGADAIKIEGRMKSIYYTALTARSYRKQLDYLDGKITEAEAKPFVNELYNTAHREFATGFYFSSEEANKTTAGETKSPYMLAGTIGEKISSDEYEFISMNKINAGVELEYVGPDICSIKDNGYILLNPETKEKMDWVCHGHGCIIKTAQPVAEKFLVRCKV, encoded by the coding sequence ATGGAACTTGTTTCGCCTGCGGGCAATTTTGAAAAACTTAATTATGCATGGGAATACGGAGCCGATGCGGCCTATATCGGATTAAAAAATTTTTCTCTAAGGACAAAGGCCGATAATTTTTTTGATGATGAATATAAAAATATTGAAGCTTTAAAAAACGAATATAAAAAAAGAGGTTTAACTAAAAAACTTTTTTGTGCAATTAATATTACATTTCATAATTCGGATTTAAAAGCGTTTTTTGCGGAAGCGGATTACTTTAAAAAATATCCTTTCGATGCCTTTATTGTTCAAGATATAGGAATTGCAAGCGTTTTAAAAAAAATGTTTCCGGATATTCCGCTTCATTTAAGTACTCAGGCAAATTGTATAAACTATGAAGCGGTAAAAGTATACCGCTCTCTCGGATTTTCCAGAATTGTATTGGGTCGGGAAGCGGATTTAAACGATATTGCGGAAATAAAACAAAAAGTGCCTGAAATGCAGCTTGAGTGTTTTGCACATGGAGCAATGTGCATCGCTTATTCAGGCCGCTGTCTTGTAAGTGCATATTTAACAAATAGAAGCGCAAATGCAGGTTCCTGCTCTCACTCATGCCGCTGGAATTACAAACTCCTTTCTTCATTAAAAGAAAATTCCGCAAGTTTTGCAGTTGAAGAATCGGAAAGAGCCGGTGAATATTTTCCGATTGAGGAAGGAGAAAATTATACCGCAATGTTTTCTTCAAAAGATTTATGTATGATAGACCACTTGGATAAATTAAAACAAGCCGGTGCCGATGCAATAAAAATCGAAGGTAGAATGAAAAGCATTTATTATACCGCATTAACTGCACGTTCTTATCGTAAACAGCTTGATTACTTGGATGGTAAAATAACTGAAGCGGAGGCAAAGCCCTTTGTAAATGAACTTTACAATACCGCGCACAGAGAGTTTGCAACAGGTTTTTATTTTTCTTCGGAAGAAGCGAATAAAACTACCGCAGGGGAAACAAAATCTCCTTATATGCTTGCAGGTACGATAGGGGAAAAAATATCTTCCGATGAATATGAATTTATTTCTATGAATAAAATCAATGCCGGTGTTGAATTGGAATATGTAGGCCCCGATATTTGTTCGATTAAGGACAACGGATATATTTTGTTGAACCCGGAAACGAAGGAAAAAATGGATTGGGTTTGTCACGGACACGGTTGTATTATAAAAACGGCACAACCTGTTGCGGAAAAATTTTTAGTACGTTGTAAGGTTTAA